A window of the Labeo rohita strain BAU-BD-2019 chromosome 1, IGBB_LRoh.1.0, whole genome shotgun sequence genome harbors these coding sequences:
- the rps3a gene encoding 40S ribosomal protein S3a: MAVGKNKRLTKGGKKGAKKKIVDPFSKKDWYDVKAPAMFNIRNLGKTLVTRTQGTRIASDGLKGRVFEVSLADLQNDEVAFRKFKLVTEDVQGKNCLTNFHGMDLTRDKMCSMVKKWQTMIEAHVDVKTTDGYLLRLFCVGFTKKRTNQIRKTSYAQHQQVRQIRKKMMEIMTREVQTNDLKEVVNKLIPDSVGKDIEKACQSIYPLHDVYVRKVKMLKKPKFELGKLMELHGEGGTSSGTAKPAEGDTGAKVERADGYEPPIQESV, encoded by the exons ATGGCAGTCGGCAAGAATAAGAGGCTGACCAAAGGTGGCAAAAAAGGTGCCAAAAAGAAGAT TGTGGATCCGTTCTCCAAGAAGGATTGGTATGATGTCAAGGCACCAGCCATGTTCAACATCCGCAACCTGGGCAAGACCTTGGTTACCAGGACTCAGGGAACCA GAATTGCCTCTGATGGTCTGAAGGGACGTGTGTTCGAGGTCAGTCTGGCTGATCTGCAGAACGATGAGGTGGCCTTCCGCAAGTTCAAGCTGGTCACAGAAGACGTGCAGGGCAAGAACTGCCTCACCAACTTCCACGGCATGGACCTGACCCGTGACAAGATGTGCTCCATGGTCAAGAAGTGGCAG ACAATGATTGAGGCCCACGTTGATGTGAAGACCACTGATGGTTATCTTCTCCGCCTGTTCTGTGTTGGCTTCACCAAGAAGCGCACCAACCAGATCAGAAAGACCTCCTATGCTCAGCACCAGCAGGTCCGTCAGATTCGCAAGAAGATGATGGAAATCATGACCCGTGAGGTCCAGACCAATGACCTCAAGGAGGTGGTCAACAAACT GATTCCTGACAGTGTAGGCAAGGACATTGAAAAAGCCTGCCAATCCATCTACCCTCTACACGACGTCTACGTCAGGAAGGTCAAGATGCTGAAAAAGCCCAAGTTTGAGC tTGGTAAGCTGATGGAGCTGCACGGTGAGGGTGGAACCAGCAGTGGTACTGCTAAACCTGCAGAGGGTGACACTGGGGCCAAGGTGGAGAGAGCTGATGGATATGAGCCCCCCATCCAGGAGTCTGTGTAA